Below is a window of Fulvitalea axinellae DNA.
AAACTGACTTCCGCCTTGAAAACAAACCGGAAGCTAAAAACACAGATCCGAAAATCGATCTAAAAAACGTACAACGAGTTTCTTTTTCTTCTTTTTCGCAACATTTCTTACCCGACTCGCCTTTTACCTAACGTGAGCCATTTGCTAAAAAATCGCCAAAATATATGGATAAACCTTTACGAAAACCTTAAGCCACCGACAAAACACACAAATACGGCATCGTTTCGTAAAAACCATAACAGGCGACGGCTCCGCTGAAGGATAAAAGCGGAAAGTCATGCTGGAGAAAAACGGACCCTTACACGGATATTCCAAGCAGGGAAAAAGCCTGTCGCTACTCCATGTCAGCCCGGAAACCCGGACGGAACTCGGTCGCTTTATTCAGAAAGCCAAAGTACAATACAGAGACGATAGTTTAAGAATTCGAATTCGAATCTTCGGAGACGGAGACTACACTTTCCCGGTGATTGTTGATGAAGTAAAGACCGCTTCCTCCAAGATAATTTTCGAAACGGCGGAAGGTTTAGTGTCCCTTGAGGCCGAGACCTCTTCGCTTCATCGAGACACTTCTCCGCAACCATCCGCTGTTTTCCGTATCACAATCGAGACGCTTAGCCGAAAAAAACGCTCCGCTCTTTTGCGAGAAACTCTTGAGTCTAACCAAAAGACCAACGCCGGTCCTGCTTATTTATATTCCAAAAGTGAAGGCACGGAGCGAATCATCTATGTAAACAGAAGGTTTGAGACGGTAACCGGCTTCAGTTATGAAAAATCCATTGGCAAATCACTGGACCAAATAGCTCAAAACAGGGCGGAAGGGAAGTATTTGCTTATGGAAAAAGGCGACGGCCGACAGGGACAATATATCCGAACGGAACACGCCTTGGGGATTTTCCCCGCAAGTACGTATCATATCGGCTATCTGCACGATATGACCCGCGAAAGGGAAAACGTCCGGCGATTGCGACACACATCGGCGCTATACCGCACGGCCTTCGACAACGGCTCCATCGGCTTCGCCATTCTGGACCAAACGGGCAATATCCTCAGCTTTAACGCCGAGGCCGACCGCACGATACAAAACCTCGGCGGGACGGCCTTGCAGGTTGATACAAGCCTAGTGTCACACTTTCCAAACGAACATTGGGGAACAGTATCCGGGGCCTTTGAGATGGCGCTTCAAAAACGACGCTCGGAAATTCCGTTCCGTTATGAGGACTTCACAAAACAGGAACATCATATATCTCTGGCCTTCAAATGCGTTCGGACAAATGACGGCGACCCGGTGGTCTTCGCCAGCTTTCCGGACAAAACGGAGACCCGCATGCTAGAACAAACGCGTAAGGCTCTACGAAAAAAGACCCGCTTCTTCGCCAATATGAGTCACGAAATCCGCACACCGCTCAACGGCATGCTCGGAATGATAGATCTGCTGGCGAAGAATGAAACATCGCCCGAAAAACTCGAAAAGCTCGAAATCATCCAGTATTCATCCGAGCAACTTATGCGGGTGATTAACGACGTGCTTGACTTCTCGAAGCTTGAGGCGGGGAAAATGCGCATTCGCAACAGCGTTTATGACCTTCGCCAGACCATTAGGAAGACGCAGCAACTATTTGTCCCCAAGGCCAAAGAAAAAAACATCGAGATAGCCGCCACTTATGGCAAGGACGTTCCAGGATTTATCTTCGCCGACCAAGGCAAATTCTCACAAATACTCACCAATCTGCTCAGCAACGCAGTCAAATACTCCGAGAACGGCAGAATACGCATACACGTCGAAAAGGACAAGACGAAGCCTAGTTTGGAAATAAGCGTCAGTGATCAGGGAATCGGGATACCGACCGCACAGTTGACTCACCTTTTCTCGCAGTATTATCAAGCGGACAACCAGCATTGGAGCACCGAGAAAAAAGGCAGCGGACTCGGACTGGCCATCTGTAAGCAAATGGCCGAACTCATGGGCGGTAATATCTCCGCCAGTTCAGAGTTGGAAAAAGGTAGCCGATTCACCCTCTCCATGCCTTATCAGGAAGCTATACAGCAAGCAAACACAACGCATCAACCCCACCAAACCGAACGGCATTTCGAAGGCCTCACCCTACTGGCCGACGATAGCAGCGTAAACCGGCGGGTAATGGGCATGATGCTCGAAGAATTGGGACTGGCCGTAATCAAAGTGGAAAACGGTAAACAAGCCTTGGAAGAATTCGCCAAACACGATTTCGACCTGGTGCTGTTGGATATCAGGATGCCTGTACTCGACGGATTCGAGACGGCCAAAGAGATCAGGAAAGGCCACCGCAACCCACCGCCTATCGTGGCGCTGAGCGGAGAGACGCAGATACCAAAGCATTTGGAAAACCGGTTTGACGATCACCTCTCAAAGCCCGTCAATATAGCTCAGCTGGAAAAGTGTTTTGAGAAAGTACTCCAAGAAAAAAAGGAAAAAACCTCTGAACTTGACAAAAGGCTTCTGGCCCATCCAAGTAAGAAAAGAATCATCGAACTGATCAATGATTTTGAGTCCGACGCCTTGGACCTGATCCTGAACCTTGGGCAATCTTACGAAAACGGCGACAACGAACTGACCAGCGCCATACGTATTCTCAAGGGGATGGCCACTTTGATGGGCTCCGAAAGTGTCTACCGAAACGTGGTGCAATTGGAACGATCCCTCAACCAAAACACCAAAGAACAATTGCCTCTAGCCCTCACCAAACTGTTACGCACCATCCAATCTTATGTGGATACATCTAAAAAACTCCTGAAAACAGGCTAGAAAAAAGAGCGAAATGCCAAGCTACTGCACTTTTTCATATATTTTCTTCACATTCTAATCAGAATCATTCATATATTACCGCCCTCAAACGTTACAGACAATAAGGTTTCACCTCCGAAACCGACATAACATAACGATTAATACACTATGAAGAAATTAAGCTACATCCTCGCTTTCGCGGCCCTTACCGCCTTTTTCGCACAGCCTATCGCCTCAATTGCCGCCGCTAAAAACGGTTATGAAATCGTAAATAAGCAGGACGACGAAAAAGACAAGAAGCAGAAAAAGAAAGCTTGCAAGAAGGGCGAATGCAAAAAATCAGCTTGCGACAAGAAAAAAGCGAAGGAAGAAAAAGCCTGCAAGAAAGCTTGTGAGAAGAAATGCACTAAAGGCGAGAAAGCCAAAAAGAACTAAAGGATTCCCTTTAACACAGAAAGGTCGCCCCATCCCACAGGCGGCCTTTTTATTTTTTCGCCCGCCGGCTCAGCTTTTTCGTTACATCCGTTTTGCATCTCCCTCCCTTCCCTATTACTTTTGTCCCTTCACCAACACAGAACCATGAAGCAGTATCTTGACCTAATGTCACGTATCCTCAATGAAGGAACGGACAAGGACGACCGCACCGGCACGGGCACCAGAAGCGTCTTCGGACACCAGATGAGATTCGACCTCTCGGAAGGATTCCCCGCCGTCACCACCAAAAAACTGCACCTGCGCTCGATCATCCACGAGTTGCTTTGGTTCCTTAAAGGCGAAACCAACATACGTTACCTCAAAGAGAACGGCGTGTCGATCTGGGACGAATGGGCCGACGAGAATGGCGAGTTGGGTCCCGTTTACGGTTCGCAATGGAGAAGCTGGCCTACGCCAGAGGGCGGACACATAGATCAGATAGAAGCCCTGATCAGTCAGATCAAAGCCAATCCCGACTCGCGACGCCTTATTGTAAGCGCTTGGAACGTAGCCGAAGTGGATCACATGGCCTTGCCGCCTTGCCACACCATGTTTCAGTTTTACGTAGCCGAAGGCAAGCTCTCTTGCCAGCTATACCAGCGCTCGGCCGACGTGTTCCTTGGCGTTCCGTTCAACATCGCGTCTTACGCCTTGCTCACCATGATGGTAGCGCAGGTTTGCGACCTCCAACCGGGCGAATTCATCCATACTTTCGGTGACGCCCACTTGTACAAAAACCATTTCGAGCAGGCGGAACTCCAACTGAGCCGTGAGCCTAGGCCTCTGCCCAAGATGGAAATCAACCCCGACATCAAAGACATTTTCTCGTTCAAATTCGAGGACTTCAAACTGACGGGCTATGATCCGCACCCGCATATCAAGGCTCCGGTAGCGGTATAAAGCCTCCCGGATCCGTATACGATACTGCACCAAGCCCCGGACAAGCCCATAGCGCGCTAGTCCGGGGCTTTGTTTTTTGGTTATTGTCACCTCTAGCCAAGCTGAAAGACAGGACTTTTCCGCCCTCACCTCGGTTTGTTTTTTATAAAAGGACAAGACCTCTTTTTCAAAACGACAGCGCCCCACTTCAAAAAGGCCATGGGCTTTTACCTAAGAGGCCATGGGCTATTGACCAAAAGGCCATGGCCTTTTGAGATTAAGGACGTGTCCTTTTTCATTCCTCGTCAAATCGTTTTGTTTTTCGGGATAGGACTTCTCGATTTTTTCCCTGAGTGATTTCCGTTTTCTTAGCCTTCTTTCTTATTGACCAGCCCCTTTGGGTGACAAACAGGACAAGTCCGCCCAAGAAGATTCATACGGAGTTTTGACCGTTGGTCTCGGGAATACTCGCAGTTATTCAAAACCCGGGAATGTTTCTCTCCGTTCCCTCTATATTTAGGACGAACTATCGGCTTATAAAACCACGGCCGTTTTCGCAAACCTCAGACATAGAAGCCCTAAACTCCACAAAACCTTTTATGCAAATGGAGATGATACCACAGTCAATCAAAAGCAACATTGACAATCTTACCTCACTATGGCGGGTGACCAGCGGCGCGCATTTGAACGCCGACGCCAGATACGACCATTGTTTTGTTCCCTTCTCCCAATGGCCAAACCGCCTATGGTTTCGGAACAAGCCTACGAAAGATGACTTGGCACAAGCCCGCAAAGTTTTGGCGAGCATGCCTGACGGAATGATTGTCCCCTCGTGGGAAATCTACGGCGAAAGTATGCGTCCGGAATTTGAGACAGCCGGTTTCGAAAAACTCTTCTCGCAAATCGGGATGTCCATGCCCGTGCCGGAGACTACACCCACCGTACCCGACATAGTCTTGAGGCCTGTGCGCAACGAAACGGACGCCAAACTTTGGTGCGACTTCTTCGAGGAATCGTTCGGCTATCGTATCGGCGAGAACATTTTGGCCCACACCTGGAACGACGTGTCGTATTATCTGGTCTTTCAAGACAGCATTCCTTCCGGTTGTCTTCTGCTCCATTTCTCAGGCGACACGGTAGGTTTCCACGCTATGGGCATAACGAAAACCATGAGGAAAAAAGGGATAGCGGAAAAAGCGATGTGGATCGGTTTGGAAACAGCCAAGCAAAAAGGCTCAACATTAGCCACCTTACAGGCATCCGATATGGGCAAGGGAGTCTATGAGAGGATAGGGTTTAAGAGTGAATTCGTGATGGATAACTTTAAAACAAGGGAATAAAAGCACGCAAACTCACAGTTTAAACCCATAAAGTTCAATTTCATTTTGGTTTTGTTACCTTTATGAAAATAACACAAATCACATCATGAACAAACACATAAACAATCTCATCGTCATTAGGAAGAACTTCCTAGACTTGGCGGACGGCCTCAGTTTGGAACAATTGAACCTCGTTCCAGAAGGTTTCACGAATAATATCATCTGGAATATCGGCCACTCTCTGGTCACGCAACAGATGGTTACTTACAAATTGGCGGGACACGGTTGCCATGTAGACGGCGACATGATCCGCAACTACAGGAAGGATTCTTCCCCTTCCGGTAACGTTAAGCCCGAAAGGTGGGCGGAGATCAGGCAACTCCTTATCGACACTCCCGACCAGCTTTCGGAAGATTTGAAGACAATGGACTTTTCTTCTTTCCATTCCTATACCACCAGTTTCGGGGTGACACTTGAATCTATCGAAGACGCGATGCGTTTCAACAATATTCACGAGAGTTTGCATTACGGTTACGCCTTGGCCCTCCGTAAGGCTGTACTCGCTTTGGTGGAAAAAGAGTAACGACCAAAGAACAGAACCCAAGGGCTCTATAACCGTTCGGGCCGACGCTTTGCGAAAAAGGCTTTGTGATTTTTCTTGTCGGCACAAGCTCCTAAAGGAGATCATGGCGGTCGATTTGAATTCAGGAACCGTCCGCTACCGTAAAAAGACAGGGGGGAAGCCAACTGGCCTCCCCCCAAAGGATTGCGGAAAAACTATCTTTTATATTATCTGAAGCCTTCTCTTTTTTGCAGGCAC
It encodes the following:
- a CDS encoding PAS domain-containing hybrid sensor histidine kinase/response regulator, which translates into the protein MLEKNGPLHGYSKQGKSLSLLHVSPETRTELGRFIQKAKVQYRDDSLRIRIRIFGDGDYTFPVIVDEVKTASSKIIFETAEGLVSLEAETSSLHRDTSPQPSAVFRITIETLSRKKRSALLRETLESNQKTNAGPAYLYSKSEGTERIIYVNRRFETVTGFSYEKSIGKSLDQIAQNRAEGKYLLMEKGDGRQGQYIRTEHALGIFPASTYHIGYLHDMTRERENVRRLRHTSALYRTAFDNGSIGFAILDQTGNILSFNAEADRTIQNLGGTALQVDTSLVSHFPNEHWGTVSGAFEMALQKRRSEIPFRYEDFTKQEHHISLAFKCVRTNDGDPVVFASFPDKTETRMLEQTRKALRKKTRFFANMSHEIRTPLNGMLGMIDLLAKNETSPEKLEKLEIIQYSSEQLMRVINDVLDFSKLEAGKMRIRNSVYDLRQTIRKTQQLFVPKAKEKNIEIAATYGKDVPGFIFADQGKFSQILTNLLSNAVKYSENGRIRIHVEKDKTKPSLEISVSDQGIGIPTAQLTHLFSQYYQADNQHWSTEKKGSGLGLAICKQMAELMGGNISASSELEKGSRFTLSMPYQEAIQQANTTHQPHQTERHFEGLTLLADDSSVNRRVMGMMLEELGLAVIKVENGKQALEEFAKHDFDLVLLDIRMPVLDGFETAKEIRKGHRNPPPIVALSGETQIPKHLENRFDDHLSKPVNIAQLEKCFEKVLQEKKEKTSELDKRLLAHPSKKRIIELINDFESDALDLILNLGQSYENGDNELTSAIRILKGMATLMGSESVYRNVVQLERSLNQNTKEQLPLALTKLLRTIQSYVDTSKKLLKTG
- a CDS encoding thymidylate synthase, which codes for MKQYLDLMSRILNEGTDKDDRTGTGTRSVFGHQMRFDLSEGFPAVTTKKLHLRSIIHELLWFLKGETNIRYLKENGVSIWDEWADENGELGPVYGSQWRSWPTPEGGHIDQIEALISQIKANPDSRRLIVSAWNVAEVDHMALPPCHTMFQFYVAEGKLSCQLYQRSADVFLGVPFNIASYALLTMMVAQVCDLQPGEFIHTFGDAHLYKNHFEQAELQLSREPRPLPKMEINPDIKDIFSFKFEDFKLTGYDPHPHIKAPVAV
- a CDS encoding GNAT family N-acetyltransferase; amino-acid sequence: MEMIPQSIKSNIDNLTSLWRVTSGAHLNADARYDHCFVPFSQWPNRLWFRNKPTKDDLAQARKVLASMPDGMIVPSWEIYGESMRPEFETAGFEKLFSQIGMSMPVPETTPTVPDIVLRPVRNETDAKLWCDFFEESFGYRIGENILAHTWNDVSYYLVFQDSIPSGCLLLHFSGDTVGFHAMGITKTMRKKGIAEKAMWIGLETAKQKGSTLATLQASDMGKGVYERIGFKSEFVMDNFKTRE
- a CDS encoding DinB family protein; the encoded protein is MNKHINNLIVIRKNFLDLADGLSLEQLNLVPEGFTNNIIWNIGHSLVTQQMVTYKLAGHGCHVDGDMIRNYRKDSSPSGNVKPERWAEIRQLLIDTPDQLSEDLKTMDFSSFHSYTTSFGVTLESIEDAMRFNNIHESLHYGYALALRKAVLALVEKE